The following proteins are co-located in the Lagenorhynchus albirostris chromosome 2, mLagAlb1.1, whole genome shotgun sequence genome:
- the RD3 gene encoding protein RD3, whose translation MSLIPWLRWNESPPRLSSRSPAQMVLETLMVELEGQMREAERQQWERSNAVRKICTGVDYSWLASAPRPTYDLSPGERLQLEDVCAKIHPSYCGPAILRFRQLMAEQEPEVQEVSRLFRSVLQEVLERMKQEEEAHKLTRQWSLRPRSSLATFRSRARITPFASDIRTISQDVERDAPPLHRTWSMPEFRAQKED comes from the exons ATGTCCCTCATCCCATGGCTCCGGTGGAACGAGTCTCCGCCACGGCTGTCGTCTCGGAGTCCGGCTCAGATGGTGCTGGAGACACTCATGGTGGAGCTGGAGGGGCAGATGCGAGAGGCTGAGAGGCAGCAGTGGGAGCGCAGCAATGCCGTCAGGAAGATCTGCACTGGAGTGGACTACAGCTGGCTGGCCAGCGCGCCCCGGCCCACCTACGACCTCAGCCCCGGGGAGAGGCTGCAACTAGAGGACGTCTGCGCCAAGATCCACCCATCCTACTGTGGGCCCGCCATCCTCAG GTTCCGGCAGCTGATGGCAGAGCAGGAGCCCGAGGTGCAGGAGGTGTCCCGGCTCTTCCGCTCGGTGCTGCAGGAAGTCCTGGAGAGGAtgaagcaggaggaggaggcGCACAAGCTGACCCGTCAGTGGAGCCTGCGGCCCCGCAGCAGCCTGGCCACCTTCAGGAGCCGCGCGCGCATCACCCCCTTCGCCAGCGACATCCGCACCATCTCCCAGGACGTGGAGCGGGACGCGCCGCCGCTGCACCGTACCTGGAGCATGCCAGAGTTCCGGGCACAAAAAGAGGACTGA